The Archangium primigenium genomic interval GCGGCCGAGGAACTTGCCCGTGTCCCACTCGATGATGTCGCGCCAGGCGCCGGGCGCGTTGCGGCGCGCCGGGGTGTGCGTCAGGTCGCCGTACAACTCATGCGAGTCAGCGGAATAAGTGATGAGCGTGGAGCCATCCGCGGAGGCCCCCTTGTTCACCAGGAGGCTGGTACACGCGAGCGCCGAGGGCGCCACCAGTCCCGCCGAGACGGCCAGGGCCGGCAGGAACTTCGAGATGGGCTGGGTCATGGCGGGGGATGCTACCAAGGGGACGCGGGAATGCACCCATCCCGGACCCCGCGTGCAGGGGGCGGCTTCCCTGGCGGAGGAGCGGGCACACGGGGCGCGCCAAGCCGCCCGCCTTCCCCCTACAATCGCGCGCCGACCCCCGGACGAAGAAAGGCCCGAGATGAACGAGTTCCAGTTCCAGGAGATGCTGCCGCTCGGCAAGGACGAGACGCCCTACCGGCTGCTCACGAAGGACGGCGTGTCCACGCTGGAGGCCGGTGGCAAGACGTTCCTCCAGGTGGAACCCGAGGCCCTGTCGCTGCTCACGCGCGAGGCCATGAAGGACATCTCGCACCTGCTCCGGCCCGGACACCTGGCCCAGCTCGCCCACATCCTGAAGGATCCCGAGGCCTCGCCCAACGACCGGTTCGTGGCGGTGGAGCTGCTCAAGAACGCCAACATCGCCGCGGGCGGGGTGCTGCCCAGCTGCCAGGACACGGGCACGGCGATCATCATGGGCAAGAAGGGCCAGTACGTGCTCACGCGCGGCGGCGACGAGGAGGCCCTCTCCCGGGGCGTGTTCGACACGTACCGCACCGCCAACCTGCGCTACTCACAGATGGCCGCGCTGGACATGTACAAGGAGGTCAACACCGGCAACAACCTGCCCGCGCAGATCGAGCTCTACGCGACGGACGGTGACGCCTACAAGTTCCTCTTCATGGCCAAGGGCGGCGGCTCGGCGAACAAGAGCTACCTCTTCCAGGAGACCAAGGCGGTGCTCAACGAGAAGAGCCTGCTCGCCTTCCTGGACGCGAAGATCCGCGCGCTGGGCACCGCCGCGTGTCCGCCCTACCACCTGGCCATCGTGGTGGGCGGCACCTCGGCCGAGTACGCGCTCAAGACGGCCAAGTACGCCTCCGCGCGCTACCTGGACACGCTGCCCACCGAGGGCAACGCCCTGGGCCGCGGCTTCCGGGACGTGGCGCTGGAGCAGCAGGTGCTCGCGCTCACCCAGCGCACGGGCATTGGCGCCCAGTTCGGCGGCAAGTACTTCTGCCATGACGTGCGCGTCATCCGCCTGCCCCGCCACGGCGCCTCGTGCCCGGTGGCCATCGCCGTGTCGTGCTCGGCGGACCGGCAGGCGCTCGGGAAGATCACGAAGGACGGCGTCTTCCTGGAGCAGCTGGAGGCGGATCCGGCCAAGTACCTGCCGGAGACGACCGAGGCGGACCTGGCGGGCGAGGTGGTGAAGATCGACCTGCGCCGCCCCATGGCGGACATCCGCGCCGAGCTGTCGCGCTACCCCATCAAGACGCGCCTGTCGCTCACCGGCCCGCTGGTGGTGGCGCGCGACATCGCCCACGCCACGATCAAGGAGCGCCTGGACAAGGGCGAGGGCCTGCCGCAGTACCTCAAGGACTACATGGTGTACTACGCGGGCCCGGCCAAGACGCCGGAGGGCTACGCCTCGGGCTCGTTCGGCCCCACCACCGCGGGCCGCATGGACGCGTACGTGGACCAGTTCCAGGCGGCCGGGGGCAGCTTCGTGATGCTGGCCAAGGGCAACCGCTCGCCCGCCGTCACCGAGGCCTGCAAGAAGCACGGCGGCTTCTACCTGGGCTCCATCGGCGGCCCGGCGGCCCGGCTCGCCAAGGACTGCATCACGAAGGTGGAGGTGCTCGAGTACCCGGAGCTCGGGATGGAGGCCGTCTGGAAGATCGAGGTGGTGGACTTCCCCGCCTTCATCGTCGTGGACGACAAGGGCAACGACTTCTTCGCGAACATCAACAAGCCCACGAAGAAGTAGGGCACCGCGGGCCTCGTCAGTGCTTGAGGCCCGCCACGTGCGGGGTGGGCATGTTCTCCAGCCCGTGCGCGAGCTGGAAGGTGTAGCGCACCCGGGGCGCGGACTTGGTGCCGCCATACACCTTGAAGAGGAAGGCGCCGCGCTCCACGTTCTCCGGATCCGGCAGCACCTGCACGTGCATCAGGTCCGAGGTCTCCAGCACCAGCTCGCCCACCAGGCGCTTGCCCAGGATGAGCTGCACCACGGGCGTGCCGCTCTCCTCGGAGAAGAGGACCCAGTGCAGGGCCTCCGCGTCGTACAGCCAGCCATCCTCGGTGCCCACCCCGAGGATGCAGTTGGTGTGGTCCAGGACCCAGTCCCAGAAGCGCTCGAAGGGGAGCGTCGCTCCCGATTCCGTCTCGATCGACATCTTCCCGACATACCGCAAGTCGGGCCCGGGAGGGCACGGCCAATTCAGGACGCGGGGCGGCGCTCGGGCAGGTTTTGCAGCAGCCGCTCCAGCTCGTCCGGGCGCACGGGTTTGACCAGATGCAGGTCGAAGCCCGCCTCCACGGCCCGGGTGCGATGCTCGCCGCTGTAGCCCGTGAGCGCCACCAGGTAGACGTCCTGGCCGCCCTCGCTCTCGCGGATCTTCCGGGCCACCTGGAAGCCATCCATGCCGGGCAGCCCCAGGTCCACCAGCGCCACGTGGGGCCGCTGCGAGGGGAAGCGCTCCACGCCCTTGAAGCCGTCCTCGGCCACCGCCACCTCGTGGCCCCACATCTCCAACAGCTCGCGCAGCACCTCGCGCGTGTCCTCGTTGTCCTCCACCAGGAGCACCCGCCGCGCACCCGTGCGCACCGGCGCCGCGCCCTTGCTCTCCGCCTTCACCACCGGCGCGTCCTCGGCCGCCAGCGGCAGCGTCACGAGAATCTCACTGCCCTTGCCCTCGCCCTCGCTGTGCGCCGAGACGGAGCCGCCGTGCAGCTCCACCAGCCGACGCACCAGCGTCAGGCCGATGCCGAGACCGCCCCGGGAGCGGTCCAGCTGCTGCTCGCCCTGGACGAAGAGGTCGAAGACGCGCGAGAGCAGCGTGGGCGTCATGCCGATGCCCGAGTCGCGCACGCGCAAGAGCGCCCGGCGGCCTCGCGCGTCGCGCTCCACGGCGACGCCCACGAAGACGAAGCCGCCCTCGGGGGTGTACTTGCGCGCGTTGTCGAGCAGGTTGGACACCACCTGCTCCAGCCGCGTGACGTCGCCGTTGAGCCACAGGCTCTCGGTCTCGGGCAGCTCCACGTCCAGCGTGAGGCGCTTGTCCTCGAGCGCCTGACGGCGCGCCTCCAGGCTGTGCTGCACCACCTGCTTGAGGTCCACCCGCGCGCGCCGCAGCTCGATGTGGCCGCGGTTGAAGCGCGACACGTCCAGCAGGTCGTCCACCATGCGCGCCATGTGCTGGCTCTGCCGCGCCATGACCCTCAAGGCCTTGGACTCCGAGCCCGGCGAGCGCGTGGTCTCCGCCAGGTGCAGCGAGTTGACGATGGCGGCCAGGGGGTTGCGCAGCTCGTGGGCGAGCATGGCGAGGAACTCGTCCTTGCGCCGGTCCGCCTCGGCCAGGTCCGCGGCGCGCTGGCGCAGCACGTCCTGCAGCTCGCGGTGGGGGGTGATGTCCGTGAGGATGCGCACCGCGCCCGTCACCGCGCTGCCCTCGCCCTGCACGGGCGTGGCGGCCACGCGGTACCAGCGCGCGTCCAGGCACACCGTGGCCTCGTCGCGGCAGTCCAGGGTGTCCGTGCAGCTGGCCGGCAGACTGTCCCCGGCGCCCGCCTCGCGCATGAGCACCGCGAAGGAGCGGCCGAGCACCTGCTCCGCGGAAAGCGCCACGAGCGCGAGGAAGGCGCGGTTGGCGCGCATCACCCGGCCGCCCTCGTCCAGCAGGCACACGCCGTCGCCCAGCGAGTCGAAGGTGGACTGCCACTGCATGGAGGCGACGCGCGACTCCTCCTCGGCCCGGCGCATGCGCAAGAGCGAGCGCACCGTGGCGAGCAGCTCCGAGGCGTCCACCGGCTGCACGAGGTAGCCATCCGCGCCGCTCTCCAACCCCTCCACCTTGTTCTCGATGCGGATGTAGTTGGCCGACAGGTGCATCACGGCGATGCCCGAGGTGCGCGGGTCCGCCTTGAGGCGCCGGCACACCTCGATGCCATTGAGGTCCGGCAGCTTCACGTCGAGGATGGCCAGGTCCGGGCTCACCTCGGAGGCCAGCCGCAGCGCATCGGCGCCCGTTCCGCCCTCCATCACCCGGAAGCCCGCGGCGCGCAGCATGCGCGTCACGACGTAACGGTTGGCCTCGTTGTCGTTGATATTGAGGAGGATCGGTTCACGTTGAGACACGCAGATGTACTCCTCGGAAGCGTCGCGACGGGGACCGCGTCAGGCCCGCCGGTCGTTTCCTGACAAGGCGCGATGAAGAAGCTCCGAAGCCGCGTCCCGCGTCAAGCCCGCCTTTGACAGGATGCCCACCGCGTTGGGGAGCAAGCGTCCGCGCTCCTGCTCGGTCAGGGAGCGGCTCGTGTGGATGATGACGGGAATGTCCCGGGTCTTCGGCTCGTGGCGGAGCGCGTCCAGGACGTCGAAGCCATTCATGCCCGGCAACGACAGGTCGAGGATGATGACCGAGGGCCGCACCTGCTCGGCCAGGCGCAGGCCATCCAGGCCCGTCTCCGCCTCGCGGAAGTCCAGGTGGGGCTCGGCCAGCATGCGCTGCAAGAGGTAGCGCACCACCTCGTCGTCCTCGATGAGCAGCACCGTCCGGGACGGGGCGGACCCCGGGGGGAAGGGCGGGGAGGACGGGTCCTTGCCGCCCTCGGAGTCCGGCGGGTTCGTGTAGTCGATGGCCACCACCGCGCGGAACGTGCTGCCCTGGCCCGGCTGGCTCTCCACGGTGAGCGAGCCGCCGAGCAGCTCCGCCATGCGGCGCGACAGGGGCAGCCCGAGCCCCGTGCCCTTGACGCCCTGCTGGTGGGGGCCCTCCACCTGCACGAACTCCTCGAAGATGCGCTCCTGGTCCTCGGGCGCGATGCCCACCCCGGAGTCCCGCACGGCGAACACCACCGTGCCCGGGCGGCCCGGCGCCGCCGACACCCGCACCTCGCCCTGGCGGGTGAACTTGAGCGCGTTGGACACGAGGTTGCGCAGGATCTGCGACAGCTTGCGCTCGTCGGTGTGCAGCTCCGGCAGCTCGCCGCTCTCCTCGAAGACGAGCGACACGCCCTCGTGGACCCGCAGGGGCCGGAGCATGCCACGCAGCGAGCCGAACAGCTCCGCCACGGAGAAGTACGAGGGCAGCACTTCCGAGCGGCCCGACTCGATCTTCGCCAGGTCGAGCAGGTCGTCGATGAGCTCCTGCAGGGCCTCGCCGGACTTGCGGATGAAGACGACCTGCTTTTCCTGCTCGGTGTTGAGCGGTCCGTCCAGCCGCTCGATCAACAGCCGCGACAGGTTCACCACGGAGCTGATGGGCGTGCGCAGCTCGTGGCTGATGTTGGAGATGAAGCGCGTCTTCATGTCCGAGGCGCGCCGCAGGGCCTCGGCCTTCTCTTCCAGTTCGGCGTAGAGCGCCACCACGCCGCGGTTGGTCTCCTCCAGCTCGCGGTTGAGCCGTTCCACGTCGGCCTTGCGCGACTGGAGCTCGTCCAGGATGCGCACCAGCTCCTCGTTCTGGCGGGCCAGCTCGTCGGACACGGTGGCGCGCTGCTGCTGCTCCAGCGCGCCGCGCAGGGCCTGCAGCGCGGCGGGGGACAAGGCCTGCGGCAGGCGCTGGGCGAGCTCCAGCATGAGCCAGCCGTCGGCGTCCAGGCGCACCACCACCCGATCCATCAGCCGCTGGGCGGGCACGAGCGCGGGCCCGGGGCGGGGCTGGGAGGCGGAGCCGGCCATCAGGCCCGGCGTCGACGCGGGGGCGCGCACGCGCACGAGCAGCGAGTGCGGCTGGGAGTCCTCGACGAGGAACCAGATGTGGCCATTGGACTGGGCGGCGGCGAGCCGGGCCACCTCGGAGATGGCGGTGGCGATGCGCACCTGATCCTGCGCGTCGAAGCCCATCTCCTGGGCGATGTGGCGCCCGCGCTGCCGCGTGTTGACCACGTCCCGGCCCGTGCGCAGCTCGGACTGGAAGAGCGGAGCGTTCATGGGCGCGCCGTCCCGGCGGCCGGCGCCGCCACCAGCACCGTCGCGTCGTCCCGGCCCCGGCAGAAGTCCCGATAGAGCACCCCGGCCAGGAGCGCGGGGTGGTGGGCGAGCAGCCCGGGGTAGCGGTCCACGCGCCACTGGGTGGCGAGCCCGTCCGAGCACATCACCAGCCGTGCGTCGGGGCTCCAGGTGTAGCTGAAGGACTGCAGGCGCATCATCTGGTGCCCGAGCGTGCCGTTCATGGACACCATGCGCTGGATGCCCGTGGGCGTCACGACGGCCGCGGTGATGTTGCCCACGCCCACGAACTCGAGCCGCCCGTCCCGGGGGTGCAGCTCGGCGAGCGCCACCGCGGCCCCCCGGGTGCTGCGCAGCTCCTCGTGCGCGCCCCGGATGAGCGAGGCGGCGTCCTGGCCCGTCAACTCCCGGAAGGACACCACCGCCGCGCGCGAGGCCCGGGCGGCGTCCGGCCCGTGGCCCAGCCCGTCCGCCACGAAGAAGCGGTAGCGCGGCGAGGCCCCTTCCGTCAGGTCCAGGCTCCAGGCGTCTCCACACACCTCCTCGCCCGGCAGGGGCACGCACACCGCGCCCACCTCCATGCTGTCGGCGGGGGCGGGCTTGTCGGCCCAGACCTGGGCGAGCACCGCGGTGCCCACCCCGACCTGGGAGTAGATGTCGAAGGTGGAGGACATGCGCCGCATGGCCCCCAGCCCCGAGCCCCCCGTGCCCGCCGTGGTGTAGCCATCCTGCATGCAGCGCGCCACGTCCGCCATGCCCGGTCCCTTGTCCAGCGCGAGCACCTCCACGCCCACGTGGCCGTCCGTCTGGAGCCGCCGCAGGAGGATGACGCCCTCGCGGGCATGGGCCACGAGGTTCTTGGCCGCCTCGCTCGTCACCAGCGCCACGCGGCCCGCGGCTTCTTCCTTGAACCCCAGGCGCTCGGCCAGGGCGGCGGCCGTACGACGGGCGTGGCCCGCCTGACTGCTCTCCGTGACGGCGAGGGCCGTGGTGCTCATTTCCATCGTGTCACCGTCACCCGTGTGCCCTCGCCCACTTTGCTGACGATCTCGAACTCATTGACCAGCCGCTTGGAGCCACTCAGTCCCAGGCCCATGCCGCCCCCTGTGGTGTAGCCATCGCGCAGCGCGAGATCCAGGTCCGGGATGCCCGGCCCCTTGTCCTCGAACGACAGCCGCAGGCCCTTGCGCAGACCATCCTGGAGCATCTGGAGGGTGACTTCCCCGCCGCCCCCGTAATCCAGGGTGTTGCGGGCCAGCTCGCTCGCGGCGGTCACCATCTTGGTCTGCTCCACGAGGCTGAACTTGAGTTCCGCCGACCACGTTCTCACCGCCTGGCGCACGAGTACCAGGTCCTGGGACGAGCGGATGGGCATCACCTCACTCCTCAAGGTTTGCATCCGAGACCTCGATCCCAGCCTCGTCCGCATCGATGGACGCGTGGAGCAGCGCCATGCCCTTCTCGAGGTTGAGCGCGGTGCGAATGCCGGGCAGCGACATGCCCAGTTCCACCAGGGTGATGGCCACCGCGGGCTGCATGCCCACCACGACCGTCTGGGCATCCAGCACGCGGGACATGGTGGCGATGTTGCCGAGGATGCGGCCGATGAAG includes:
- a CDS encoding response regulator; this translates as MSQREPILLNINDNEANRYVVTRMLRAAGFRVMEGGTGADALRLASEVSPDLAILDVKLPDLNGIEVCRRLKADPRTSGIAVMHLSANYIRIENKVEGLESGADGYLVQPVDASELLATVRSLLRMRRAEEESRVASMQWQSTFDSLGDGVCLLDEGGRVMRANRAFLALVALSAEQVLGRSFAVLMREAGAGDSLPASCTDTLDCRDEATVCLDARWYRVAATPVQGEGSAVTGAVRILTDITPHRELQDVLRQRAADLAEADRRKDEFLAMLAHELRNPLAAIVNSLHLAETTRSPGSESKALRVMARQSQHMARMVDDLLDVSRFNRGHIELRRARVDLKQVVQHSLEARRQALEDKRLTLDVELPETESLWLNGDVTRLEQVVSNLLDNARKYTPEGGFVFVGVAVERDARGRRALLRVRDSGIGMTPTLLSRVFDLFVQGEQQLDRSRGGLGIGLTLVRRLVELHGGSVSAHSEGEGKGSEILVTLPLAAEDAPVVKAESKGAAPVRTGARRVLLVEDNEDTREVLRELLEMWGHEVAVAEDGFKGVERFPSQRPHVALVDLGLPGMDGFQVARKIRESEGGQDVYLVALTGYSGEHRTRAVEAGFDLHLVKPVRPDELERLLQNLPERRPAS
- a CDS encoding STAS domain-containing protein is translated as MERIAILRMGRILIVTIQVDMHDQVAMSLQDDLTAKIVETQARGVLIDISALEVVDSFIGRILGNIATMSRVLDAQTVVVGMQPAVAITLVELGMSLPGIRTALNLEKGMALLHASIDADEAGIEVSDANLEE
- a CDS encoding anti-sigma regulatory factor; protein product: MPIRSSQDLVLVRQAVRTWSAELKFSLVEQTKMVTAASELARNTLDYGGGGEVTLQMLQDGLRKGLRLSFEDKGPGIPDLDLALRDGYTTGGGMGLGLSGSKRLVNEFEIVSKVGEGTRVTVTRWK
- a CDS encoding fumarate hydratase, which translates into the protein MNEFQFQEMLPLGKDETPYRLLTKDGVSTLEAGGKTFLQVEPEALSLLTREAMKDISHLLRPGHLAQLAHILKDPEASPNDRFVAVELLKNANIAAGGVLPSCQDTGTAIIMGKKGQYVLTRGGDEEALSRGVFDTYRTANLRYSQMAALDMYKEVNTGNNLPAQIELYATDGDAYKFLFMAKGGGSANKSYLFQETKAVLNEKSLLAFLDAKIRALGTAACPPYHLAIVVGGTSAEYALKTAKYASARYLDTLPTEGNALGRGFRDVALEQQVLALTQRTGIGAQFGGKYFCHDVRVIRLPRHGASCPVAIAVSCSADRQALGKITKDGVFLEQLEADPAKYLPETTEADLAGEVVKIDLRRPMADIRAELSRYPIKTRLSLTGPLVVARDIAHATIKERLDKGEGLPQYLKDYMVYYAGPAKTPEGYASGSFGPTTAGRMDAYVDQFQAAGGSFVMLAKGNRSPAVTEACKKHGGFYLGSIGGPAARLAKDCITKVEVLEYPELGMEAVWKIEVVDFPAFIVVDDKGNDFFANINKPTKK
- a CDS encoding ATP-binding protein gives rise to the protein MNAPLFQSELRTGRDVVNTRQRGRHIAQEMGFDAQDQVRIATAISEVARLAAAQSNGHIWFLVEDSQPHSLLVRVRAPASTPGLMAGSASQPRPGPALVPAQRLMDRVVVRLDADGWLMLELAQRLPQALSPAALQALRGALEQQQRATVSDELARQNEELVRILDELQSRKADVERLNRELEETNRGVVALYAELEEKAEALRRASDMKTRFISNISHELRTPISSVVNLSRLLIERLDGPLNTEQEKQVVFIRKSGEALQELIDDLLDLAKIESGRSEVLPSYFSVAELFGSLRGMLRPLRVHEGVSLVFEESGELPELHTDERKLSQILRNLVSNALKFTRQGEVRVSAAPGRPGTVVFAVRDSGVGIAPEDQERIFEEFVQVEGPHQQGVKGTGLGLPLSRRMAELLGGSLTVESQPGQGSTFRAVVAIDYTNPPDSEGGKDPSSPPFPPGSAPSRTVLLIEDDEVVRYLLQRMLAEPHLDFREAETGLDGLRLAEQVRPSVIILDLSLPGMNGFDVLDALRHEPKTRDIPVIIHTSRSLTEQERGRLLPNAVGILSKAGLTRDAASELLHRALSGNDRRA
- a CDS encoding ATP-binding SpoIIE family protein phosphatase → MSTTALAVTESSQAGHARRTAAALAERLGFKEEAAGRVALVTSEAAKNLVAHAREGVILLRRLQTDGHVGVEVLALDKGPGMADVARCMQDGYTTAGTGGSGLGAMRRMSSTFDIYSQVGVGTAVLAQVWADKPAPADSMEVGAVCVPLPGEEVCGDAWSLDLTEGASPRYRFFVADGLGHGPDAARASRAAVVSFRELTGQDAASLIRGAHEELRSTRGAAVALAELHPRDGRLEFVGVGNITAAVVTPTGIQRMVSMNGTLGHQMMRLQSFSYTWSPDARLVMCSDGLATQWRVDRYPGLLAHHPALLAGVLYRDFCRGRDDATVLVAAPAAGTARP